One Megasphaera elsdenii DSM 20460 genomic window carries:
- the radA gene encoding DNA repair protein RadA has product MAKRKTRYVCTNCGSVSSRWLGRCPQCGEWNTMTEETVEPEAPKAAQSMARSGPASQAASLADIAMEDMARMETGIGELDRVLGGGIVPGALILLSGDPGIGKSTLVLQLAAAVCEKNGSVLYGSGEESAGQIKMRAQRLGISTPQLIIQADTSLDNILDEAKRRRPALLVVDSIQTMYSRDIEGTPGSLAQIREGTSRLMTFAKSEGIPVVVIGHVTKDGAIAGPRMMEHMVDVVLYFEGERNYQFRILRGIKNRFGSTNESGLFTMTSGGLSELENPSQLLLAERAADQAGSAVAAVLDGMRPMLGEIQALTAHSVFAVPRRTASGMDYNRLIILLAVLEKRLGVPLGSQDVYINVVGGLRLTETAADLPVALAVYSSLRDISMDSRTVVMGEVGLTGDIRRVPQALRRVKEAAKMGFNTFILPKGNLEDIEKDKFPDCHFLGVATLREAIEKAFRR; this is encoded by the coding sequence ATGGCAAAGAGAAAGACCCGTTACGTCTGCACCAACTGTGGCAGCGTGTCCAGCCGCTGGCTCGGCCGCTGCCCGCAGTGCGGTGAATGGAATACCATGACAGAAGAGACGGTCGAGCCGGAAGCGCCTAAGGCTGCCCAGAGCATGGCCCGCAGCGGCCCGGCGTCCCAGGCGGCATCCTTGGCGGATATCGCCATGGAAGACATGGCCCGCATGGAAACGGGCATCGGCGAACTGGACCGCGTCCTCGGCGGCGGCATCGTCCCGGGCGCCCTGATCCTCCTCAGCGGCGACCCGGGCATCGGCAAGTCGACACTGGTCCTGCAGCTGGCGGCGGCAGTCTGCGAAAAGAACGGCAGCGTCCTCTACGGTTCCGGTGAAGAATCGGCAGGCCAGATCAAGATGCGTGCCCAGCGCCTGGGCATTTCCACGCCGCAGCTGATTATCCAGGCCGACACGTCCCTGGACAACATCCTCGACGAAGCGAAGCGGCGCCGCCCGGCCCTGCTCGTCGTCGACTCCATCCAGACCATGTACAGCCGCGACATCGAAGGCACGCCGGGCAGCCTGGCCCAGATTCGCGAAGGCACGAGCCGCCTCATGACCTTTGCCAAGAGCGAAGGCATCCCGGTCGTCGTCATCGGCCACGTCACCAAGGACGGCGCCATCGCCGGGCCGCGCATGATGGAGCACATGGTCGATGTCGTCCTCTACTTCGAAGGCGAACGGAACTACCAGTTCCGCATCCTGCGGGGCATCAAGAACCGCTTTGGCTCGACGAACGAATCGGGTCTCTTCACCATGACTAGCGGCGGCCTTTCGGAACTGGAAAATCCGTCGCAGCTACTCTTGGCCGAACGGGCAGCGGACCAGGCAGGCTCTGCCGTGGCCGCTGTCCTCGACGGGATGCGGCCCATGCTCGGTGAAATCCAGGCCCTGACGGCTCATTCCGTCTTCGCCGTACCGCGCCGCACGGCGTCGGGCATGGACTATAACCGCCTGATCATCCTCTTGGCGGTCCTGGAAAAACGCCTGGGTGTTCCCTTGGGGAGTCAGGACGTCTATATCAACGTCGTCGGCGGCCTGCGCCTGACCGAAACGGCAGCGGACCTGCCCGTAGCCCTGGCCGTCTACTCCAGTCTGCGGGACATCTCCATGGACAGCCGCACTGTCGTCATGGGCGAAGTCGGCCTCACCGGCGACATCCGCCGCGTCCCCCAGGCCCTGCGCCGCGTCAAAGAAGCTGCTAAGATGGGCTTCAACACCTTCATCCTGCCCAAAGGCAACCTGGAAGACATTGAAAAAGATAAATTCCCGGACTGCCATTTCCTGGGCGTAGCTACCCTGCGCGAAGCCATCGAAAAGGCCTTTCGGAGATAA
- a CDS encoding ATP-dependent Clp protease ATP-binding subunit — protein MNNRLTNDAKAVLQYAQEAAQKFHHDYVGTEHILLGLVLNTDGIAGLLLNQLGLTPENVTRAIEQHVGWGQDTPSKLRLTPRTKRAMELAVREANRLEQNYVGTEHMLAGILEEGSGMAVQILEDMDIDPDLVSQRLSELMNDPAVEGGDAVAAKNGSDLSQFGRDLNEWAKKGKIDPVIGREKEISRVIQILSRRTKNNPVLIGAPGVGKTAIAEGLAQRIINGNVPDSLLDKRIFSLDLASIVAGTKYRGEFEERIKRILDVIEQDDTIILFIDEIHQLIGAGAVEGAMDAANILKPALARGDLQCIGATTIDEYKKHFEKDAALARRFQPVLVGEPTEDDAMAILFGLRDRYEAFHKARITDDAVRAAVKLSARYISDRYLPDKAIDVMDEAAARVRMKVYAPSHELQDLEQKLADINKEKEAALAGEDFEKCASLRDAGKKVSSEISALQKEKKQHDDEKLVVTENDIADVVSMWTGVPVQQITETESQRLLHLEEELHKRVISQDDAVTAVAKAVRRARAGLKDANRPIGSFLFLGPSGVGKTELARTLAAQLFGSADNMIRIDMSEFMEKYSVSRLVGAPPGYVGYEEGGELTDAVREKPYSVILFDEVEKASSDFFNLLLQVLDEGRLTDSKGRTVDFRNTVIIMTSNLGASHLKPSGPVMGFSTGGDSAKDREASFEVAKKEIMADVKRFFRPEFLNRIDEIIVFKPLEQKDLRQIVDILLQDLTKRLGEKGVAMDWTTAADDILVKEGTDFAYGARPLKRAIQKLVEDPISEMLLSGDVKDGNTIHVDSLDKKKLVFTTE, from the coding sequence ATGAACAATCGTCTCACCAATGATGCCAAAGCTGTCCTGCAGTATGCGCAGGAAGCGGCACAAAAATTCCACCATGATTACGTCGGGACCGAACATATCCTACTCGGTCTCGTTCTCAATACAGACGGCATTGCCGGCCTGCTCCTCAACCAGTTGGGCCTGACGCCGGAAAATGTCACCCGCGCCATCGAACAGCACGTCGGCTGGGGACAGGATACGCCGTCGAAACTGCGCCTGACGCCGCGGACGAAGCGGGCCATGGAACTGGCCGTCCGCGAAGCCAACCGACTGGAACAGAACTATGTCGGCACGGAACACATGCTGGCCGGCATCCTCGAAGAAGGGAGCGGCATGGCCGTCCAGATCCTGGAAGATATGGACATCGACCCGGACCTCGTCTCCCAACGCCTGAGTGAACTCATGAACGACCCGGCCGTCGAAGGCGGCGACGCCGTGGCTGCCAAGAACGGCAGCGACTTGTCCCAGTTCGGCCGTGATCTCAATGAATGGGCCAAGAAGGGCAAAATCGACCCGGTCATCGGCCGGGAAAAGGAAATCAGCCGGGTCATCCAGATCCTCAGCCGCCGGACCAAGAACAATCCGGTCCTCATCGGCGCACCTGGCGTCGGCAAGACGGCCATTGCCGAAGGCCTGGCCCAGCGCATCATCAACGGCAACGTGCCTGACAGCCTGCTGGACAAGCGCATTTTCTCCCTCGACCTGGCCAGCATCGTTGCCGGTACCAAGTACCGCGGCGAATTTGAAGAACGGATCAAGCGCATCCTCGACGTCATCGAACAGGACGATACCATCATCCTCTTCATCGACGAAATCCACCAGCTCATCGGCGCCGGTGCCGTCGAAGGGGCCATGGATGCAGCCAATATCCTCAAACCGGCCCTGGCCCGGGGCGACCTGCAGTGCATCGGCGCTACGACCATCGACGAATACAAGAAACACTTTGAAAAAGATGCCGCTCTGGCCCGCCGTTTCCAGCCCGTCCTGGTCGGCGAACCGACGGAAGACGACGCCATGGCCATCCTCTTCGGCCTGCGCGACCGCTACGAAGCCTTCCACAAGGCCCGTATCACGGACGACGCCGTAAGAGCCGCCGTCAAATTGTCGGCACGGTACATTTCCGACCGCTATCTGCCGGACAAGGCCATCGACGTCATGGACGAAGCGGCAGCCCGCGTCCGCATGAAGGTCTACGCGCCGTCCCATGAACTCCAGGACCTGGAACAGAAACTGGCTGATATCAATAAAGAAAAAGAAGCGGCCCTGGCTGGGGAAGACTTCGAAAAATGCGCGTCCCTCCGCGATGCCGGCAAGAAGGTATCATCGGAAATCTCGGCTCTTCAAAAAGAAAAGAAACAGCACGACGATGAAAAACTCGTCGTCACGGAAAACGACATTGCCGACGTCGTGTCCATGTGGACAGGCGTCCCGGTCCAGCAAATTACAGAAACGGAATCGCAGCGCCTCCTTCACTTAGAAGAAGAACTGCATAAACGGGTCATCAGCCAGGATGACGCCGTCACGGCCGTAGCTAAAGCCGTCCGCCGGGCCCGAGCCGGCCTCAAGGATGCCAACCGCCCCATCGGTTCCTTCCTCTTCCTTGGTCCGTCCGGTGTCGGCAAGACCGAACTGGCCCGGACCCTGGCCGCCCAGCTCTTCGGCAGTGCCGACAACATGATCCGCATCGACATGAGCGAATTTATGGAAAAATACAGTGTCTCCCGCCTGGTCGGCGCCCCTCCGGGCTATGTCGGCTATGAAGAAGGGGGCGAATTGACCGACGCAGTTCGGGAAAAACCGTACAGTGTCATCCTCTTCGACGAAGTGGAAAAGGCCAGCAGCGACTTCTTCAACCTGCTCCTGCAGGTCCTCGACGAAGGCCGCCTGACTGACTCCAAAGGCCGGACCGTCGATTTCCGCAATACCGTCATCATCATGACCAGCAATCTCGGCGCATCGCACCTCAAACCGTCGGGCCCGGTCATGGGCTTCTCGACGGGCGGCGACAGTGCCAAGGACCGGGAAGCGTCTTTCGAAGTCGCCAAGAAGGAAATCATGGCCGATGTGAAACGCTTCTTCCGTCCGGAATTTCTCAACCGTATCGACGAAATCATCGTCTTCAAGCCGCTGGAACAGAAAGACCTGCGCCAGATCGTCGACATCCTGCTCCAGGACCTGACGAAACGCCTTGGCGAAAAAGGCGTGGCCATGGATTGGACGACGGCCGCCGACGACATCCTCGTCAAAGAAGGCACGGACTTTGCCTATGGCGCCCGGCCGTTGAAACGGGCCATCCAGAAGCTCGTCGAAGACCCGATTTCGGAAATGCTCCTCAGCGGCGACGTCAAGGACGGCAATACGATCCACGTCGACAGTTTGGACAAGAAGAAACTCGTCTTTACGACGGAGTAA
- a CDS encoding ATP--guanido phosphotransferase, protein MAHDMLQQPLCPWQDGTGKFNDIVIDSRVRLDRNLKKYVFPDKASDTELAAVLEEGKRQIGPLDTLGHGRYTFIGLEELSPMEREMMAVKHFSSAGHIEHPKHRGVLLRDDGAVSIMLNEEDHLVIQTAAPGFDLQRVWDQAAQVDDALESHLDFAFRDDFGYLTASPSLTGTGLTAGVTIHVPALVMMKRFNRIVQGITKFGFTVSGMYGERNECIGNIFQITNQITLGVTETDILDQLSKIVTQIVQEEQNCRSLVWDHNENTLKDKWLRTYGTLSQAWLLSDQESLALASDLRFGIDMGVIPEQPLAYEAIMTVVEPAYLQLKAGAELNDEELQHQRAQAVQSVLAAYRRK, encoded by the coding sequence ATGGCACATGATATGCTCCAGCAGCCGCTCTGCCCCTGGCAGGACGGGACGGGCAAGTTCAATGACATCGTCATCGACAGCCGTGTCCGCCTGGACCGGAACCTGAAGAAATACGTTTTCCCCGACAAAGCGTCGGATACGGAACTGGCAGCGGTCCTGGAAGAAGGAAAACGCCAGATCGGTCCCCTCGATACATTGGGACACGGCCGTTATACCTTTATCGGCCTGGAAGAGTTATCGCCGATGGAACGGGAAATGATGGCTGTGAAACATTTTTCGTCGGCCGGTCACATCGAACATCCGAAGCACCGCGGCGTCCTGCTCCGCGATGACGGGGCCGTCTCCATCATGCTCAACGAAGAGGATCACCTCGTCATCCAGACGGCAGCACCGGGCTTTGACCTCCAGCGCGTCTGGGATCAGGCCGCCCAGGTCGACGACGCCTTGGAAAGCCATCTGGATTTCGCCTTCCGCGATGATTTCGGCTACCTTACGGCCAGCCCGTCCCTGACCGGCACGGGCCTGACGGCAGGCGTGACCATCCACGTACCGGCCCTGGTCATGATGAAGCGGTTCAACCGCATCGTCCAGGGCATCACCAAATTCGGCTTCACCGTATCCGGTATGTACGGTGAACGCAACGAATGTATCGGCAACATCTTCCAGATCACCAACCAGATTACGCTGGGCGTGACCGAAACGGACATCCTCGATCAATTGAGCAAGATCGTCACCCAGATTGTCCAGGAAGAACAAAATTGCCGCAGTCTCGTTTGGGACCACAATGAAAATACCTTAAAAGATAAATGGCTGCGCACGTACGGGACGCTCAGTCAGGCCTGGCTCCTGTCGGACCAGGAATCGCTGGCCCTGGCCAGTGACCTGCGTTTCGGCATCGATATGGGCGTCATCCCGGAACAGCCCCTGGCCTATGAAGCCATCATGACCGTCGTCGAACCGGCTTATTTACAGCTCAAGGCCGGGGCGGAACTGAATGATGAAGAGCTCCAGCACCAGCGGGCCCAGGCCGTCCAGTCCGTACTCGCAGCTTACCGGAGGAAGTGA
- a CDS encoding UvrB/UvrC motif-containing protein produces the protein MLCDACKKREAVVHIVKIENGRRTDLHLCAACAKKQTNFSNFRDLNIIDNDFFRKMAYPDYQGRSGDEPRCASCGMTYSEFNRLGKFGCPDCYEAFKEEIPPLLRRIHGHSKHVGKVPNRGTGVFRTATHVKRLRQHLQKLVQEERYEEAAKVRDEIRALQRQLPDGGKGE, from the coding sequence ATGTTATGTGATGCCTGTAAGAAAAGAGAGGCTGTTGTCCATATCGTCAAGATCGAGAACGGGCGGCGCACGGACTTGCACCTGTGTGCGGCCTGTGCCAAGAAACAGACTAATTTTTCTAATTTCAGAGATTTGAATATTATCGATAACGATTTTTTCCGCAAGATGGCCTATCCCGATTACCAGGGACGCAGCGGCGACGAACCGCGTTGTGCCAGCTGCGGCATGACCTACAGCGAATTTAACCGCTTGGGCAAATTCGGCTGCCCCGACTGCTATGAAGCGTTCAAGGAAGAAATCCCGCCGCTCCTGCGCCGCATCCACGGCCACAGCAAGCACGTCGGTAAAGTGCCCAACCGCGGCACCGGCGTCTTCCGGACGGCGACGCACGTCAAGCGCCTGCGCCAGCACCTGCAGAAGCTGGTCCAGGAAGAACGCTATGAAGAAGCAGCTAAAGTCCGCGACGAAATCCGCGCCCTCCAGCGTCAATTGCCGGACGGCGGAAAGGGGGAATGA
- a CDS encoding CtsR family transcriptional regulator, translated as MSVLADKIEQFILHKLLEEDNSDIVLRRNELADELQCAPSQISYVLSTRFSNDKGYLVESRRGSGGFVRIIKLTPKKQDRTPVLLHERLPAVSISMEDLDALLYQLLKRRSLTNNEAVILHLTFESLYRRIDDEGTRLLVISDILKNLNLH; from the coding sequence ATGAGTGTGTTAGCCGATAAGATTGAACAATTCATATTACATAAATTACTAGAAGAAGATAATTCTGATATTGTATTGCGCCGTAACGAACTGGCTGACGAATTGCAATGCGCACCGTCGCAGATCAGCTATGTCCTGAGTACGCGCTTTTCCAACGACAAGGGCTATCTGGTCGAATCGCGGCGCGGGTCCGGCGGCTTCGTCCGCATTATCAAATTGACGCCGAAGAAGCAAGACCGCACACCGGTCCTCTTGCATGAACGGCTGCCGGCCGTCAGCATTTCCATGGAAGACCTGGATGCCTTGCTGTACCAGCTCCTCAAACGGCGCAGTCTGACCAACAACGAAGCGGTCATCCTCCATTTGACCTTTGAATCCCTGTACCGCCGTATCGACGACGAAGGGACGCGGCTGCTGGTCATCAGCGATATTTTGAAGAACCTCAATCTCCATTGA
- a CDS encoding ABC transporter ATP-binding protein, whose protein sequence is MFRLKRLGPGSVSYYFYHEKKFLLIVTLSGILYNIGMIAGPWFDGQLAQYLYDIFGGTRTASDMYALCLCYALVIVGVQGARYVKRLYVRKFANNISLAMKDRIYQHLVQTPKRDMEQADTGALMTKVISDIDTCVEGMRKFTTEIFDTGVVMMTYIVMLLCYDWRLTLCVLVFPPIAYALANSLRRLVATTAARSKESSGALSGMTLDRISNALTYRVYGEEAVQDRRYETYLADYEKKMILANLWENTLQPIYKVIAMIGTVLVIWFGGHNVQGTGWENWDIAAFSTYLACFIKLATKSSHAAKLFNAIQKAQVSWQRIQPHLQAAAELRQPVPPAAPAELTVRHLSFTYPGSANPIFRDLSFSAKPGTLIGVTGPVACGKSTLGQAFLCENPHGGQIFFGTKELGNGHTAPDGIVGYCGHDAELFAATIEENIRLGLPGDIGTVLKMVCMDQDCATFPAGTQTPIGEGGQRLSGGQQARIALARTLFHPRPLLILDDPFAAVDMATEQMIFDNLRRLGSDRIILLLSHRLSLFPKLDQVIWLNGDGTAVVSTHEGLYASCPAYRDLYDLQHAQGGAIHE, encoded by the coding sequence GTGTTCCGTTTGAAACGATTGGGGCCGGGCTCGGTCAGTTACTATTTTTATCACGAAAAAAAATTTCTGCTCATCGTCACGCTGAGCGGTATCTTATACAATATCGGCATGATTGCCGGTCCCTGGTTCGACGGGCAGCTGGCCCAATATCTTTACGATATTTTCGGCGGTACCCGGACGGCATCCGATATGTATGCCCTCTGCCTCTGCTACGCCCTGGTCATCGTCGGTGTCCAGGGAGCCCGCTATGTCAAGCGCCTGTACGTCCGGAAATTCGCCAATAATATCAGCCTGGCCATGAAAGACCGGATCTACCAGCACCTGGTCCAGACACCGAAACGGGACATGGAGCAGGCCGATACAGGGGCCTTGATGACCAAGGTCATTTCCGACATCGATACCTGCGTCGAAGGGATGCGCAAATTCACGACGGAAATCTTCGATACGGGCGTCGTCATGATGACCTACATCGTCATGCTCCTCTGCTATGACTGGCGCCTGACCTTATGCGTCCTCGTCTTCCCGCCCATCGCCTATGCCCTGGCCAACAGCCTGCGCCGCCTGGTCGCCACGACGGCAGCCCGCAGCAAGGAAAGCAGCGGCGCCCTGTCGGGCATGACCCTGGACCGCATCAGCAACGCCCTGACGTACCGCGTCTACGGCGAAGAAGCTGTCCAGGACCGGCGCTATGAAACGTACCTGGCCGACTACGAAAAGAAAATGATTCTGGCCAATCTCTGGGAAAATACGCTCCAGCCCATTTACAAAGTCATCGCCATGATCGGCACCGTGCTGGTCATCTGGTTCGGCGGCCATAACGTCCAGGGCACGGGCTGGGAAAATTGGGACATTGCAGCCTTTTCGACGTACCTGGCCTGTTTCATCAAACTGGCGACGAAGTCGTCCCATGCGGCGAAATTGTTCAACGCCATCCAGAAAGCCCAGGTATCATGGCAGCGCATCCAGCCCCATCTCCAGGCGGCTGCCGAGCTTCGCCAGCCCGTACCGCCAGCGGCGCCGGCGGAATTGACGGTCCGCCACCTGTCCTTTACCTATCCCGGCAGCGCCAACCCGATTTTCCGGGACCTGTCCTTTTCCGCCAAGCCCGGCACCCTCATCGGCGTCACCGGGCCCGTGGCCTGCGGCAAATCGACGCTGGGCCAGGCCTTTCTCTGTGAAAATCCCCACGGCGGCCAGATTTTCTTCGGCACCAAGGAACTGGGCAACGGCCATACGGCACCGGACGGCATCGTCGGCTATTGCGGCCACGACGCGGAACTCTTTGCAGCTACCATCGAAGAGAACATCCGCCTCGGCCTGCCTGGCGATATCGGCACTGTCCTGAAAATGGTCTGCATGGACCAGGACTGCGCCACCTTCCCGGCCGGGACCCAGACGCCTATCGGCGAAGGCGGCCAGCGCTTGTCCGGCGGCCAGCAGGCCCGCATCGCCCTGGCCCGGACCTTGTTCCATCCGCGGCCGCTCCTCATTCTCGACGACCCTTTCGCCGCCGTCGACATGGCGACGGAACAGATGATTTTCGACAACCTGCGCCGGCTCGGCAGCGACCGCATCATCCTCCTCTTGTCGCACCGCCTGTCCCTCTTCCCCAAGCTGGACCAGGTCATCTGGCTCAACGGAGACGGGACAGCCGTCGTCAGCACCCACGAAGGGCTCTACGCCTCGTGCCCGGCCTACCGGGACCTCTACGATTTGCAGCACGCCCAGGGAGGTGCTATCCATGAGTAA
- a CDS encoding ABC transporter ATP-binding protein yields the protein MSNVIWQTLRQNGWLLVFLILAIAVSIAVSVTPPLILQYIVDSLVSGSFSTYSLLTAGLLYFALNAGSGLVDALKETLITVFGQKITHGLRSAMCQRLGDLPASYFVGHEAGAVTSLFVNDVDTLENLFDSGVVSMIADAFTIFSILAVVFHLSTGLGILLCISLPLLFLLTRYFQKRMLQAQRDNRIAVGRTNELIPETVRNIRTIHTCQQENYLRQRYGRTIRASFDAMERSNFCDSIYSPLIIASCTLIICVMMTLSVSSPSLQELFGMTVGSVVALIAYVRRIFSPLESIGMEIQNIQSAIAGIGRLKDFFAEPVQAQGQCTALDKAAAPLVIDDVTFGYDREKAILHHVSLTVKAGEMVTITGRTGAGKSTLFKLILGLYRPRQGQVRIFGCDPSQLAAPLRRQVFGYVEQQFHAIRGTVADQLSLKDERVTRDAMEKALRLVGLWETCCALPQGLDTPFRPELFSRGQSQLLSIARAIVMDPQILLFDEITANLDSLTETQVLQALQAAAQDRTVLSISHRLYEARGGRRVVIGETES from the coding sequence ATGAGTAACGTCATCTGGCAGACCTTGCGGCAGAACGGATGGCTCCTAGTGTTCCTGATACTGGCCATTGCCGTCTCTATCGCCGTGAGCGTCACGCCGCCCCTCATCTTGCAATACATCGTCGACAGCCTGGTCAGCGGCTCGTTCAGCACCTATTCCCTGCTGACGGCAGGCCTCCTCTATTTCGCCCTCAATGCCGGCAGCGGCCTCGTCGACGCTTTGAAGGAAACACTGATTACCGTCTTCGGTCAGAAAATCACGCACGGCCTACGTTCGGCCATGTGCCAGCGCCTCGGCGACTTGCCGGCATCTTATTTCGTCGGCCACGAAGCCGGCGCCGTCACGTCGCTCTTCGTCAACGACGTCGACACGTTGGAGAACCTCTTCGATTCCGGCGTCGTCAGCATGATTGCCGATGCCTTCACCATTTTCAGCATCCTCGCCGTCGTCTTCCACCTGAGCACGGGCCTGGGCATCCTGCTCTGTATCAGCCTGCCCCTGCTCTTTCTCCTGACTCGCTATTTCCAGAAGCGCATGCTCCAGGCCCAGCGGGATAATCGTATCGCCGTCGGCCGGACGAACGAGCTCATTCCGGAAACGGTCCGCAATATCCGCACGATCCACACGTGCCAGCAGGAAAATTATCTGCGCCAGCGCTACGGCCGGACCATCCGGGCCAGCTTCGACGCCATGGAGCGGAGTAATTTCTGCGATTCCATCTATTCGCCCCTCATCATCGCCAGCTGTACCCTTATCATCTGCGTCATGATGACCTTATCTGTCAGCAGTCCGTCCCTGCAGGAGCTCTTCGGCATGACCGTCGGCAGCGTCGTCGCCCTCATCGCTTACGTGCGCCGCATCTTTTCGCCCTTAGAGAGCATCGGCATGGAAATCCAGAACATCCAGTCTGCCATCGCCGGCATCGGCCGCCTGAAGGACTTCTTTGCCGAACCCGTCCAGGCCCAAGGGCAGTGTACCGCCCTCGACAAGGCCGCAGCCCCGCTGGTCATCGACGACGTCACGTTCGGCTACGACCGGGAAAAAGCCATTCTCCACCACGTCTCGCTCACGGTCAAAGCCGGGGAAATGGTCACCATCACCGGCCGCACCGGTGCCGGCAAGAGCACCCTCTTCAAGCTCATCCTCGGCCTCTACCGGCCCCGGCAGGGCCAGGTCCGCATCTTCGGCTGCGACCCGTCCCAGCTGGCAGCCCCTTTGCGGCGTCAAGTCTTCGGCTACGTTGAACAGCAGTTCCACGCCATCCGTGGCACCGTCGCCGACCAGCTCAGCCTCAAAGACGAACGAGTCACGAGGGACGCCATGGAAAAAGCCCTGCGCCTCGTCGGCCTGTGGGAAACATGCTGCGCCCTGCCTCAGGGCCTGGACACGCCCTTCCGGCCGGAACTCTTCTCCCGCGGCCAAAGCCAGCTCCTGTCCATCGCCCGGGCCATCGTCATGGACCCGCAAATCCTCTTGTTCGATGAAATCACGGCCAACCTCGATTCTCTCACAGAAACCCAGGTCCTCCAGGCCCTGCAGGCTGCGGCCCAGGACCGGACCGTCCTCTCCATCTCTCATCGCCTCTACGAAGCCCGCGGCGGCCGCCGCGTCGTCATCGGAGAAACGGAATCGTAG
- a CDS encoding VirK/YbjX family protein, giving the protein MHSISYFWHLSRLIYGPRNFQENKRAVVFFARAVSNRALFEELYDFFDHYEPMKGFFDQHDPDFQEVMTRVFLFKDSTMRQRLDALKHHFTILRTFFSDDVIHELYWGKGYTLWTSPDESLPLEARLIFDTGQRKEGFLSLYLYHEGQMIYHFNFRFDYNADGTPSMYIGTIQGSKHGLETTKVLTKKLFGYRPKNFILYLMRIFVQTLGIHDMYVITDEGFYTNSHMLRGNRSKKTNFNDFWLGEGAGPDAKEKWYFRLPIEEKRRKYGEIKSQKRNLFRKRYLLMDTIVPPYIAAIKALFRQGFDPVPSAIDEAAITDKPADYDPIEAPVK; this is encoded by the coding sequence ATGCACAGCATTTCCTATTTCTGGCACTTATCGCGCCTCATATACGGTCCCCGGAATTTCCAGGAAAACAAGCGGGCTGTCGTTTTTTTTGCCCGTGCCGTGTCCAACCGGGCCTTATTTGAAGAACTTTACGATTTCTTCGACCATTACGAACCGATGAAGGGTTTCTTCGACCAGCACGACCCGGATTTCCAGGAAGTCATGACCCGCGTCTTCTTGTTCAAGGATTCGACCATGCGCCAGCGCCTGGATGCGTTGAAACACCATTTCACCATTTTGCGGACCTTCTTTTCCGACGACGTCATCCACGAACTCTACTGGGGGAAAGGCTATACCCTGTGGACCTCGCCCGATGAATCGCTGCCCTTGGAAGCACGGCTCATCTTCGATACGGGCCAGCGCAAGGAGGGCTTCCTGTCGCTGTACCTCTATCACGAAGGCCAGATGATCTATCACTTCAATTTCCGCTTCGACTACAATGCCGACGGGACACCGTCCATGTATATCGGCACTATCCAGGGATCGAAGCACGGCCTGGAAACGACGAAAGTCCTGACCAAGAAGCTCTTTGGCTACCGGCCGAAGAACTTCATCCTCTATTTGATGCGTATCTTCGTTCAGACCCTGGGAATCCACGATATGTACGTTATCACTGACGAAGGCTTCTATACCAACAGTCACATGCTGCGCGGCAATCGCTCGAAGAAGACGAATTTCAACGACTTCTGGCTTGGCGAAGGCGCCGGTCCCGATGCGAAGGAAAAATGGTATTTCCGCCTGCCCATCGAAGAGAAGCGGCGTAAATATGGCGAAATCAAGTCGCAGAAGCGCAACCTCTTCCGCAAGCGCTATCTCCTCATGGACACCATCGTCCCGCCGTATATCGCAGCCATCAAGGCCCTCTTCCGCCAGGGCTTCGACCCGGTCCCGTCGGCCATCGACGAAGCAGCCATTACGGACAAACCGGCTGATTACGATCCCATCGAAGCACCGGTGAAATAG